A portion of the Paenibacillus hamazuiensis genome contains these proteins:
- a CDS encoding ABC transporter substrate-binding protein encodes MTGKRMKPVAVLLVLMLALAGCSPEQAGQPAGAASAGGEGQPKGGGELTFAVASSPSGLDPNVYPGAADYRVMRSLYDSLVAQMPDKSFKPWLATEWTVSPDGKSYTFKLRKDVKFHDGTPFNAAAVKFNFDRIVDPNTKSRFAVTLIGPYESSEVIDDYTVQVNLKSPYSAFLSSLSQAFLGIVSPAAVQKYGEQVDKNPVGTGPFKFVNWTENASIALERNPDYQWGPPLASHAGPAYVDKLTFKIIPEEATRIGSVQSGQVLAAETVPPQNIVSLKNDPNLALLEAESTGIPFTLMLNQDHAPWNELKARRAVQLAIDVDTIVKTLYLGTYKRAWSPLTPSVLGYNPALENSYKPDLAKANALLDELGWTKGADGIRVKDGKPLALYYVTSTPNREKRNDIAAMIQQQLKAVGIAVNIDVTTGSNAQTIVMDKGTNDIYGVSNVSGDPDILRSFFHTNAIPKPGKWGHNHTHLSDPKLDGWLEQGLREQDPAKRSEIYKQLQSYVVENAIGIPVYIFPYTVAASKNVKGLKFDTLGYPLFYDASVQK; translated from the coding sequence ATGACAGGAAAACGAATGAAACCGGTCGCCGTGCTGCTTGTGCTGATGCTGGCGCTGGCCGGCTGCTCGCCGGAGCAAGCGGGTCAACCGGCAGGAGCGGCTTCCGCGGGAGGCGAGGGGCAGCCGAAGGGGGGAGGCGAGCTGACTTTTGCCGTCGCTTCTTCGCCGAGCGGGCTCGACCCGAACGTGTATCCCGGAGCGGCCGATTACCGGGTCATGCGCTCGCTGTACGACAGCCTCGTCGCGCAAATGCCGGACAAATCGTTCAAGCCGTGGCTGGCCACGGAGTGGACGGTGTCGCCGGACGGCAAAAGCTACACGTTCAAGCTGCGCAAGGACGTCAAGTTCCACGACGGAACCCCGTTTAACGCCGCAGCGGTGAAATTTAATTTCGACCGGATCGTCGATCCGAATACGAAGTCCCGTTTTGCCGTAACGCTGATCGGTCCTTACGAATCTTCCGAGGTGATCGACGACTACACGGTCCAGGTGAATCTGAAATCGCCTTACAGCGCGTTTCTAAGCAGCTTGAGCCAGGCGTTCCTGGGCATCGTATCGCCGGCGGCGGTGCAAAAATACGGCGAGCAGGTCGACAAGAACCCGGTCGGCACGGGACCGTTCAAATTCGTGAATTGGACGGAAAACGCCTCGATCGCGCTGGAGCGCAATCCCGACTACCAGTGGGGTCCTCCGCTCGCGAGCCACGCCGGACCGGCGTATGTCGACAAGCTGACGTTCAAAATCATTCCCGAGGAGGCGACGCGGATCGGCAGCGTCCAGAGCGGGCAAGTGCTGGCCGCCGAAACGGTGCCGCCGCAAAATATCGTTTCGCTGAAAAACGATCCGAATCTGGCGCTGCTTGAAGCGGAATCGACGGGAATCCCGTTTACGCTGATGCTGAACCAGGACCATGCGCCGTGGAACGAGCTGAAAGCGAGAAGGGCGGTGCAGCTGGCGATTGATGTCGATACGATCGTGAAGACGCTGTACCTCGGCACCTACAAGCGCGCCTGGTCTCCGCTGACGCCGTCCGTGCTCGGCTACAATCCGGCTTTGGAAAATTCGTATAAGCCGGATCTCGCCAAAGCGAATGCGCTGCTTGACGAGCTGGGCTGGACGAAAGGAGCGGACGGCATCCGGGTGAAGGACGGCAAGCCGCTCGCTCTCTACTACGTGACGAGCACGCCGAACCGCGAGAAGCGCAACGATATCGCCGCGATGATCCAGCAGCAGCTGAAGGCGGTCGGCATCGCCGTCAATATCGACGTGACGACAGGCTCAAATGCGCAGACGATTGTGATGGATAAAGGTACCAACGATATTTACGGCGTCAGCAACGTATCGGGCGACCCGGACATTTTGCGCAGCTTTTTCCATACGAACGCGATACCGAAGCCGGGCAAATGGGGGCACAACCATACGCATCTGTCCGATCCGAAGCTCGACGGCTGGCTGGAGCAGGGTTTGAGGGAGCAGGATCCGGCGAAACGCAGCGAGATTTACAAACAGCTTCAAAGTTATGTCGTGGAAAATGCGATCGGCATTCCGGTGTATATTTTCCCTTACACGGTGGCCGCTTCCAAAAACGTCAAAGGGCTGAAATTCGATACGCTCGGATACCCGCTTTTCTACGACGCATCGGTTCAAAAATAA
- a CDS encoding ABC transporter permease: protein MASAIIQRLISSVLVVFGSLLLVFFILYLLPGDPVLAMLEGVSATPEAALNLRRQLGLDQPVGVQFAQYFWKLIHGDFGRSIISGDAVLPKIWAQFPATAALTAASSVVSLAVGVPLGVLSAVHHNRAIDLAARVVSLLGISMPTFWTGIVLILIFSVQLRWFPAMGSNGWKTLVLPALALGLVTAGYIVRMVRSSMLDILREQFIVTLRSKGLSERLVMYRHALRNALIPAVTMLGVQVGELLAGAVVTETVFSRQGIGRLLADAITAKDLPVVQGIILFTAIMYVMVNLIIDVSYSAIDPRVRRTIDKTR, encoded by the coding sequence ATGGCATCAGCCATCATCCAACGTCTGATCAGCTCCGTCCTGGTCGTGTTCGGCTCGCTGCTGCTTGTGTTTTTTATCCTGTATCTGCTGCCGGGCGATCCGGTGCTGGCCATGCTGGAAGGCGTATCCGCGACTCCGGAAGCGGCGCTCAATTTGCGGCGCCAGCTCGGTCTGGACCAGCCGGTCGGCGTACAGTTCGCCCAATATTTTTGGAAGCTGATTCACGGAGACTTCGGGAGGTCGATCATCTCCGGCGACGCGGTGCTGCCGAAAATATGGGCGCAATTTCCGGCGACCGCCGCCTTGACGGCGGCCAGCTCGGTCGTTTCGTTGGCCGTCGGCGTACCGCTCGGCGTGCTGTCGGCGGTGCATCACAATCGGGCGATCGATCTTGCAGCCCGAGTGGTGAGCCTGCTGGGCATCTCGATGCCGACGTTTTGGACGGGGATCGTGCTGATCTTGATCTTCTCCGTGCAGCTGCGCTGGTTTCCGGCGATGGGCTCTAACGGCTGGAAAACGCTGGTGCTTCCCGCCCTGGCGCTGGGGCTTGTAACGGCGGGATATATCGTCCGCATGGTGCGCAGCAGCATGCTGGACATTTTGCGCGAGCAGTTTATCGTTACCCTCCGCTCGAAGGGGCTGTCCGAACGCCTTGTCATGTACCGGCACGCTTTGCGCAATGCGCTCATTCCGGCCGTGACGATGCTCGGAGTGCAGGTCGGCGAGCTGCTCGCCGGGGCGGTCGTGACCGAAACGGTGTTTTCCCGGCAAGGGATCGGCCGTCTGCTGGCGGATGCGATAACGGCCAAAGATTTGCCGGTTGTGCAGGGCATCATTTTGTTTACGGCGATCATGTACGTGATGGTTAATCTTATTATTGACGTTTCTTATTCGGCGATCGACCCGAGAGTGAGACGTACGATCGATAAAACGAGGTAA
- a CDS encoding ABC transporter permease, translating into MKNAATARLALPGKKARLQLPKAMPKGSMSNALCAAAGLILLFVVLCALFPKAMSGYSPTEMRADAILQPPGAAHYFGTDYYGRDIYTLIVYGSRDSLLIGVASVLIGGAAGGLIGAIAGYVGGWLDAVFMRLIDVLMTIPGLLMALAIAAALGPSFFNVVLAVSISAIPGYARVIRSQFISLKGRPFIAASRSVGASHWHICIRHLLPNALSPLLVMGTIGVGTSILIGSGLSFLGLGVFREIPDWGTLLSQGRGYLTAAWWMATFPGVAITLLVLSVNLLGDRLRDALDPKKSRR; encoded by the coding sequence GTGAAAAACGCAGCAACCGCCCGGTTGGCCTTGCCGGGAAAAAAAGCTCGCCTGCAACTGCCGAAAGCGATGCCGAAGGGTTCCATGTCGAATGCGCTGTGTGCGGCGGCGGGGCTCATTCTGCTGTTTGTCGTCCTGTGCGCGCTGTTTCCGAAAGCCATGTCGGGGTACTCCCCGACGGAAATGCGGGCGGATGCGATTTTGCAGCCTCCCGGAGCGGCACATTACTTCGGCACGGATTATTACGGCCGTGACATATACACCCTGATCGTCTACGGCAGCCGCGATTCGCTTTTGATCGGCGTAGCTTCCGTGCTGATCGGCGGAGCGGCTGGCGGGCTGATCGGGGCGATTGCCGGCTATGTCGGCGGCTGGCTGGATGCCGTGTTCATGAGGCTGATCGACGTGCTGATGACGATACCGGGACTTCTGATGGCGCTGGCGATTGCGGCTGCCTTGGGCCCGAGTTTCTTCAACGTGGTGCTGGCCGTCAGCATCTCGGCGATTCCGGGCTACGCACGGGTGATTCGCAGTCAGTTCATCAGCCTGAAAGGAAGGCCGTTTATCGCCGCTTCGCGGTCCGTCGGAGCGTCGCATTGGCATATCTGCATCAGGCATCTGCTGCCGAATGCGCTGTCCCCGCTGCTCGTGATGGGGACGATCGGGGTCGGCACTTCGATTTTGATCGGCTCCGGATTAAGCTTTCTGGGGCTCGGCGTATTCCGGGAAATTCCCGATTGGGGCACGCTGCTTTCCCAGGGGCGCGGGTATTTGACCGCAGCTTGGTGGATGGCGACGTTTCCCGGCGTTGCGATCACACTGCTGGTGCTGTCCGTCAACTTGCTCGGCGACCGGCTGAGGGATGCGCTCGATCCGAAAAAAAGCCGTCGGTAA
- a CDS encoding dipeptide ABC transporter ATP-binding protein, with the protein MNLTALGVQRVLLHILYAANFISKKEDSTVKPLLEIEQLHVDFATSRGWLNAIADLTLSIGAGETVCLVGESGSGKTVASKAVMRLIEHENGVISGGGIRLNGVDIAVLPEERVRPLRGKRMAMVFQEPMAAFDPVFTVGSQIAETMLQHKRVTKREAWRAAAELLRRVGIPEPELRMKQYPGELSGGMLQRAMIAMALACEPELLIADEPTTALDVTVQAQILQLLKDLQAEYRMAILLITHDMGIAAQMADRIVVMYAGTVVEQATARQLFAQPYHPYTQGLLRSIATLEGSPDADGKLYSIAGSIPGLSELPSGCRFHPRCPYRTERCERDAPPLLEADGRLAACWHAGELAATAAKAGGSGLAVHGSASAAGKGAIVQSVASAARSGVAEQSIGSAAGSGLAAQSVASAAGNDPAAHSDASAVVNDPAAQSIGSVAGSGLAAQSIASAAGNGAAEQSPASAAGNGAAEQNISSAAGSDRTAQIGTSAAVYDPEQAEVSPGGPDVLFEARQLHKYYPLGKSWLHRPQGWVRAVDDVSLTIRRGEVFGLVGESGSGKSTLGRLLLQMERPTSGQVVFEGNDLTRLNRTQLREARKDMQIIFQDPYGSLSPRWKIGDIIAEPLEVHGLATGKEKRRRVEELLETVGLNPGWYDRYPHEFSGGQRQRIGIARALALRPKFILADEAVSALDVSVQAQIVNLLQELHRRLGLTMMFIAHGLQVVRHLSTRIGVMYLGRLVEIGPGDEVFRSPAHPYTKLLLSSVPVPDPFRERPRIELPGEIPSPANPPAGCRFHPRCPAATARCREQEPSLREVGPGRWTACHFPL; encoded by the coding sequence ATGAACCTGACAGCATTGGGCGTGCAGCGGGTACTTCTTCACATTTTATATGCTGCAAACTTTATATCCAAAAAGGAGGATTCCACAGTGAAGCCGCTTCTCGAGATCGAACAATTGCACGTGGATTTTGCCACGAGCCGGGGCTGGTTGAACGCGATTGCGGATTTGACGTTGTCCATCGGTGCCGGTGAGACCGTTTGCCTGGTCGGCGAATCGGGAAGCGGGAAAACCGTGGCCTCCAAGGCGGTCATGCGCCTTATCGAACACGAGAACGGCGTCATTTCGGGAGGCGGCATCCGCCTAAACGGCGTCGATATCGCTGTGCTGCCTGAGGAGCGGGTTCGCCCGCTTCGCGGCAAGCGGATGGCGATGGTGTTTCAGGAGCCGATGGCCGCATTCGATCCGGTGTTTACGGTCGGCAGCCAAATCGCCGAAACGATGCTGCAGCATAAGCGGGTGACGAAGCGGGAGGCATGGCGGGCCGCAGCGGAGCTGCTGCGGCGGGTCGGCATTCCGGAGCCGGAGCTGCGCATGAAGCAGTATCCGGGCGAGCTGTCCGGCGGCATGCTGCAGCGCGCGATGATCGCCATGGCGCTTGCATGCGAGCCGGAGCTGCTCATCGCCGACGAGCCGACGACGGCGCTCGACGTGACGGTCCAGGCGCAGATCCTGCAGCTGCTGAAGGATCTGCAGGCGGAGTACCGGATGGCGATTTTGCTCATCACGCACGATATGGGCATCGCCGCACAAATGGCCGACCGCATCGTCGTCATGTACGCCGGAACGGTCGTCGAGCAGGCGACGGCCCGGCAGCTGTTCGCGCAGCCGTACCACCCGTATACGCAGGGGCTGCTCCGATCGATCGCGACGCTGGAGGGCTCGCCGGACGCGGACGGCAAGCTTTATTCGATCGCCGGCTCCATTCCCGGCTTAAGCGAGCTTCCGTCAGGCTGCCGGTTCCACCCGCGCTGTCCGTACCGGACGGAGCGGTGCGAGCGGGACGCCCCGCCGCTGCTGGAGGCGGACGGGCGTCTGGCGGCATGCTGGCATGCCGGCGAGCTTGCCGCAACGGCGGCAAAAGCCGGCGGAAGCGGCCTGGCCGTGCATGGCAGCGCATCTGCCGCCGGAAAAGGCGCGATCGTGCAGAGCGTCGCGTCTGCAGCCAGGAGCGGCGTGGCTGAGCAGAGCATCGGGTCTGCAGCCGGAAGTGGCTTGGCCGCGCAGAGCGTTGCGTCTGCTGCCGGGAATGACCCGGCTGCGCATAGCGACGCATCTGCCGTTGTGAATGACCCCGCCGCGCAGAGCATCGGGTCTGTAGCCGGAAGTGGCTTGGCCGCGCAGAGCATCGCATCTGCTGCGGGGAACGGCGCGGCTGAGCAGAGTCCCGCGTCTGCCGCGGGGAACGGCGCGGCTGAGCAGAACATCTCGTCTGCTGCCGGGAGCGACCGAACCGCGCAGATCGGCACCTCCGCCGCCGTCTACGACCCCGAGCAAGCCGAAGTGTCGCCCGGAGGGCCGGACGTTTTGTTCGAGGCCCGGCAGCTGCATAAATATTACCCGCTCGGCAAAAGCTGGCTTCACCGCCCGCAAGGTTGGGTTCGCGCCGTAGACGATGTGTCGCTGACGATCCGGCGCGGGGAAGTGTTCGGGCTCGTCGGCGAGTCGGGCAGCGGCAAATCGACGCTCGGGCGGCTGCTGCTGCAGATGGAGCGGCCGACGTCCGGTCAGGTCGTCTTCGAGGGCAACGACTTGACCCGTCTGAACCGAACGCAGCTGCGCGAAGCCAGGAAAGACATGCAGATCATTTTCCAGGACCCGTACGGGTCGCTCAGCCCGCGCTGGAAAATCGGCGATATTATCGCCGAGCCGCTGGAGGTGCACGGGCTGGCAACCGGAAAGGAGAAGCGTCGACGGGTGGAGGAGCTGCTGGAGACGGTAGGCTTGAATCCCGGTTGGTATGACCGGTATCCGCACGAATTTTCCGGCGGCCAGCGGCAGCGGATCGGCATCGCCAGGGCGCTCGCGCTGCGCCCGAAGTTCATTTTGGCCGACGAAGCGGTGTCGGCGCTTGATGTGTCGGTGCAAGCGCAAATCGTCAACCTGCTGCAGGAGCTGCACAGGCGGCTCGGCTTGACGATGATGTTTATCGCACACGGCCTGCAGGTGGTGCGCCATCTGTCGACGCGCATCGGTGTCATGTACCTCGGCCGGCTGGTTGAAATCGGTCCCGGCGACGAGGTGTTCCGCAGTCCCGCACATCCGTACACGAAGCTGCTGCTCTCCTCGGTGCCGGTGCCGGACCCGTTCCGCGAGCGCCCGCGGATTGAGCTGCCCGGCGAAATTCCGTCCCCGGCCAACCCTCCCGCCGGCTGCCGGTTTCATCCGCGCTGCCCGGCGGCGACGGCCCGCTGCAGGGAGCAGGAGCCTTCGCTTCGCGAAGTCGGGCCCGGGCGCTGGACGGCGTGCCATTTTCCGCTATAA
- a CDS encoding transporter substrate-binding domain-containing protein — protein MKRLKATFILASVLLLAAGCGSGAKQTATDAGAAGAASAQANSNPTKPKKVIVGTGTQFKNICFIDDKGNLTGYDVELIREIDKRLPEYEFEFKTMDFANLLLSLETSKIDLIAHQMEVNEERKAKFLFNDEAYNIFPNKVVVHKDRNDIQSIDDLKGKKVIVGATSNASVLLQDYNKTHNNAIEIVYTGSGGTNDAIAQLKSGRVDATIGTQFAVDQRNRDVDAQQKTVGPAISNSKVYFILRKDETGLKTKVDETLRAIKQDGTLAKLSTQWLGADYTVSQ, from the coding sequence ATGAAAAGGTTAAAAGCAACGTTTATTCTCGCTTCGGTGCTGCTGCTTGCGGCGGGATGCGGCAGCGGGGCCAAACAGACCGCAACGGACGCCGGAGCCGCGGGAGCGGCTTCGGCCCAGGCCAACTCCAACCCGACAAAACCGAAGAAGGTGATCGTCGGCACCGGCACGCAGTTTAAAAACATCTGCTTCATCGACGACAAAGGCAATTTGACCGGCTACGACGTCGAACTGATCCGCGAAATCGACAAACGTCTGCCCGAATACGAGTTCGAGTTCAAGACGATGGATTTTGCCAATTTGCTGCTGAGCCTGGAGACGAGCAAAATCGATTTGATCGCACATCAAATGGAAGTCAACGAGGAGCGAAAGGCGAAGTTTTTGTTCAACGACGAGGCGTATAACATTTTTCCGAACAAGGTGGTTGTGCACAAGGACAGAAACGACATTCAATCGATCGACGATTTGAAGGGAAAAAAGGTGATCGTCGGAGCGACAAGCAATGCCTCGGTGCTGCTGCAGGATTACAACAAAACGCATAACAACGCGATTGAAATCGTGTATACCGGCAGCGGGGGCACGAACGACGCAATCGCCCAGCTGAAGTCGGGCCGCGTCGACGCCACGATCGGCACGCAGTTCGCGGTCGATCAGCGCAACCGCGATGTCGACGCGCAGCAAAAAACGGTCGGACCGGCGATTTCCAACTCGAAGGTGTACTTCATTTTGCGCAAGGATGAGACCGGTCTGAAGACGAAGGTGGACGAAACGCTGCGCGCGATCAAGCAGGACGGCACCTTGGCGAAGCTGAGCACGCAGTGGCTCGGCGCGGATTATACGGTAAGCCAGTAG
- a CDS encoding amino acid ABC transporter permease, protein MGKAFDPLLIWEYLPKLLQYLPTTLLILAASVLLGVAIGLLLALIRLYRLPVLNQLVIAYVSFTRGTPILIQLFLVYYGIPELLRLISIEVSDIHALVFVIVTYGLHFAAFFSEVVRAAVLSVDRGQMEAAHAVGMTGRDAFFRIVFPQALMVAFPNFANLVVSSLKDTSLAFSLGVMDMVGRAETLGTSGHFLEIFIALGIIYYAICVLLERGFAIAERRLQRHEREAQTASSRSGPEPEPGRIGGESHSY, encoded by the coding sequence ATGGGCAAAGCGTTTGACCCGCTGCTGATTTGGGAGTATCTTCCCAAACTGCTGCAATATCTCCCGACCACGCTGCTGATTTTGGCGGCTTCCGTGCTGCTGGGCGTCGCGATCGGACTGCTGCTCGCGCTGATTCGGCTGTACCGGCTGCCCGTGCTGAATCAACTCGTTATAGCCTATGTGTCGTTTACGCGGGGGACGCCGATTTTGATCCAGCTGTTCCTCGTATATTACGGCATTCCGGAGCTGCTGCGGCTAATTTCCATCGAGGTGAGCGATATTCACGCGCTTGTATTTGTCATCGTTACATACGGGCTGCATTTCGCCGCCTTTTTTTCCGAGGTGGTGCGGGCAGCCGTGCTGAGCGTGGACCGGGGGCAGATGGAGGCGGCGCATGCGGTCGGTATGACCGGGAGGGACGCGTTTTTCCGCATCGTGTTTCCGCAAGCGCTCATGGTGGCTTTCCCGAATTTCGCCAATCTGGTTGTATCGAGCCTGAAGGATACGTCGCTCGCTTTTTCGCTCGGGGTGATGGATATGGTCGGCAGGGCGGAAACACTCGGCACGTCCGGCCATTTTTTGGAAATTTTTATTGCGCTCGGCATCATTTATTATGCGATTTGCGTGCTGCTGGAGCGCGGATTCGCCATCGCCGAAAGGCGGCTGCAGCGTCACGAGCGCGAGGCGCAGACGGCTTCAAGCCGCAGCGGTCCGGAGCCCGAGCCCGGGAGGATAGGAGGGGAAAGCCATTCGTATTGA
- a CDS encoding amino acid ABC transporter permease: MRIDAAFIFTAFLEIIKALPLTLAISTVPLAFGFAIGLAIALIRIYKVRGLHRVAGAYVSVVRGTPLLLHIMIIYFGLPMLFDSLSAQYGWGLKSSSIPLVTFVLIAFSINSGAYMSEAIRSGILAVGAGQTEAAYSIGMTGPQAMRRIVLPQALMAGLPNLLHKFIGLLHGSSLAFTISLQELNGKAHIVATTNLKFLEAFIAAAFIYWGLTLLAEWGTALLEKRLHTYNKGGVA; this comes from the coding sequence ATTCGTATTGACGCTGCCTTTATATTTACGGCATTTCTGGAAATTATCAAGGCGCTGCCGCTGACGCTGGCGATCTCGACGGTGCCGCTTGCGTTCGGCTTCGCCATTGGCCTTGCGATCGCGCTGATTCGCATTTACAAGGTCCGCGGGCTGCACCGGGTGGCCGGGGCTTACGTTTCTGTTGTGCGGGGTACGCCGCTGCTGCTTCATATCATGATCATATACTTCGGACTGCCGATGCTGTTCGACTCGCTTTCCGCGCAGTACGGCTGGGGACTTAAGTCCAGTTCAATACCGCTCGTGACGTTCGTGCTCATCGCCTTCTCGATCAATTCCGGCGCTTATATGTCGGAGGCGATCCGCTCGGGCATTTTGGCGGTCGGCGCGGGGCAAACGGAAGCGGCGTATTCGATCGGCATGACGGGCCCGCAGGCGATGCGGCGCATCGTGCTGCCTCAGGCGCTGATGGCCGGCCTGCCGAATTTGCTGCACAAATTTATCGGCCTGCTGCACGGCTCCTCGCTTGCCTTTACGATCTCGCTGCAGGAGCTGAACGGCAAGGCGCACATTGTGGCCACGACGAACTTGAAGTTTCTGGAGGCCTTTATTGCCGCTGCGTTCATCTACTGGGGGCTGACCTTGCTCGCGGAATGGGGGACGGCGCTGCTGGAAAAGCGGCTGCATACTTACAACAAGGGGGGCGTAGCATGA
- a CDS encoding amino acid ABC transporter ATP-binding protein → MIRLTNIRKTFGASEVLKGIDLAVGKGDVVVIVGPSGSGKTTLLRCINFLERPDDGEVLIGDRSVNCRQPAKKDVLALRRKTAMVFQHYNLFKHKTVLENVMEGLVVVQKRSKDEARRISLQVLEKVGLSGKLDDYPSRLSGGQQQRVGIARALALNPEVILLDEPTSALDPELVWEVLEVIRTIARDGATMIVVTHEMSFAREIASRVVFMDEGRIVEQGDPDELFVRPKEERTRQFLKRFMPDWSYVI, encoded by the coding sequence ATGATTCGGCTGACCAATATCCGCAAAACGTTCGGCGCCTCGGAGGTGCTGAAAGGGATCGATCTGGCCGTCGGCAAAGGCGACGTGGTCGTCATCGTCGGTCCGAGCGGCTCCGGCAAGACGACGTTGCTGCGCTGCATCAATTTTCTCGAGAGGCCGGACGACGGCGAAGTGCTGATCGGGGACCGCTCCGTGAACTGCAGGCAGCCGGCGAAAAAAGACGTGCTCGCGCTTCGCCGCAAAACGGCGATGGTGTTCCAGCATTACAACCTGTTCAAGCACAAGACGGTTTTGGAAAACGTCATGGAGGGGCTTGTCGTCGTGCAGAAGCGCTCCAAGGACGAGGCCAGGCGGATCAGCCTGCAGGTGCTGGAAAAAGTCGGTCTGTCCGGCAAGCTGGACGATTATCCCAGCCGGCTGTCCGGCGGCCAGCAGCAGCGCGTCGGCATCGCCCGGGCGCTGGCGCTGAACCCGGAGGTGATCCTGCTGGACGAACCGACCTCCGCGCTCGATCCGGAGCTGGTGTGGGAGGTGCTGGAGGTGATCCGGACGATCGCCCGCGATGGTGCCACGATGATTGTGGTGACGCACGAAATGAGCTTTGCCCGCGAGATCGCAAGCCGGGTTGTGTTTATGGACGAAGGCCGGATCGTCGAGCAGGGCGATCCCGATGAGCTGTTCGTCAGGCCGAAGGAAGAGCGGACGAGGCAATTTTTGAAAAGATTCATGCCGGACTGGAGTTATGTGATTTGA
- a CDS encoding GNAT family N-acetyltransferase: MGEIIRQAAEADAERLFQVISEAYRSIRELGIEFRAVHADLDMVRSNVAEHTCYVLELDGVIAATLSLKSLPEVTPHPFVYWFAVDPAASGRGIGSRLLTYVERDVVRDTLLAPAVVLATSRKHPWLLPMYRRRGYEPFFERPLGQDDTLVFMKKTLLPASSALPG; encoded by the coding sequence ATGGGCGAAATAATCAGGCAGGCTGCCGAAGCGGATGCGGAGCGGCTTTTCCAGGTGATCTCGGAGGCCTACCGTTCGATAAGGGAGCTTGGGATCGAATTCCGGGCGGTACACGCGGATTTGGACATGGTGCGAAGCAACGTTGCGGAGCATACGTGTTACGTGCTGGAGCTGGACGGCGTTATTGCGGCGACGCTTTCCTTAAAATCGCTCCCCGAGGTCACGCCGCATCCGTTCGTATACTGGTTCGCCGTCGATCCGGCCGCAAGCGGCAGGGGCATCGGCTCCAGGCTGCTGACCTATGTGGAGCGCGATGTCGTCAGGGATACGCTGCTTGCCCCCGCCGTCGTTCTCGCCACCTCGCGGAAGCATCCGTGGCTGCTGCCGATGTACCGGCGCAGAGGTTACGAGCCGTTTTTCGAACGCCCGCTCGGGCAGGACGATACGCTCGTTTTTATGAAAAAGACGCTCCTGCCCGCATCGTCCGCTCTGCCGGGTTGA
- a CDS encoding DinB family protein, whose product MSQTIIDIQSYADTYDQLTNAIRGLTEEQLKWKSAPEKWSVTEVLAHLADHSIVFSFRIRKLIAEPGAQLPPFQQDPWVGESRANQSSVHDILAVYQALLSYNILLFKRIPAEAWEKTAISPRGTEVSLLDSFQSFVKHVQTHLAQIERIKGALNAL is encoded by the coding sequence ATGAGCCAAACGATCATCGATATTCAAAGTTATGCCGACACTTACGATCAACTGACGAACGCCATCCGCGGGCTGACGGAGGAGCAGCTGAAATGGAAATCCGCGCCGGAGAAGTGGAGCGTCACGGAGGTGCTGGCGCATTTGGCCGACCACAGCATCGTCTTTTCGTTCCGGATTCGGAAGCTGATTGCCGAGCCGGGGGCGCAGCTGCCTCCTTTCCAGCAGGATCCGTGGGTCGGCGAAAGCAGGGCTAATCAAAGCTCCGTGCACGATATTCTCGCCGTCTATCAGGCGCTGCTGTCCTACAACATCCTGCTCTTCAAGCGGATTCCCGCGGAAGCGTGGGAGAAAACGGCGATCAGTCCGAGGGGAACCGAAGTTTCTCTGCTCGATTCGTTCCAATCGTTCGTGAAGCACGTGCAGACGCATTTGGCGCAGATCGAGCGGATCAAAGGGGCTCTGAACGCCTTATGA